The Fluviicola sp. genome segment AATCTCTTCAATCAACCGGATAATTTCATTCCTGTCAGGCTCAGCCGGAAATAATTCCGCGACTTTACTTAGGATATCTTTCGGAAGTTCGTTTTTCATGTGAAGTAATTGTTTTTTTGGATGAATTAAATGTTTTTAGGTCAATTTCCCTGTTTCCTCAATCAAAGCTTCCATCAATTCGGAGGCCTTCCGGTATTTCAAAACAGGGGCGATCTGACCACTCCAGAATAAGACCAAATCGTGTTTGTTCTGTGCCAAAGCAGCTTTTCGCAGGGAAGACATCAAAGTAGTTTGAAGCGGGAAGGGAAGGAGTTCGTGTTCTTTCCCGTGGACTTCTTTTGCGAGTTGCGTAGTAATTCCTCTACCCAGGCGTCCGGTATAAGCACGTGTCAATATGGTTTTTTTCGCAGCATCCGAAAACAGGGCTTCCCGGTGTTCCGGCAAAGCACCGGATTCTTCCGTTGCCAAAAAAGCTGTACCGATTTGCACAGCATCTGCTCCTAAAGCAAAAGCTGCGGCAATTCCCTTTCCGTTTGCAATTCCTCCGGCTGTAATAAGAGGCACTTTCACCTTTTCGCGGACCAATTGCGTCAGAACAAAACTCCCGGTAATCGATAATTCGGCCGGTTCCAAAAAGGAAGGGCGATGTCCGCCTGCTTCGAAGCCGGATGCAACGATCGCGTCCACACCTGCAGCTTCCAAAGCAATGGCCTCATCCAACGTAGTTGCATTGCCGACGAGCAGGATTCCGCGTTTGCGGGCTTCTTCCAGCATGTCTGCAGAAGGAATTCCGAAAACGAAACTGAATACCTTAGGTTTGATGTCCAGAATCACCTGGAACTGGTTTTCAAACCGCGTTTTGAAATCCGGTTTGGCAGGAAGGTCTACTCCTAACTTATCGAAATAAGGTTTGAAGAAGGTTTTCGTGCGTTCATATTGTTTGTCGCTGACTGTTCCGTTGGGTGCATCCGTATCGGAAACCCACAAGTTGAGATTATACGGTTTACCGGTCAGCGATTTGATTTGCC includes the following:
- a CDS encoding nitronate monooxygenase — protein: MWNKTKATELLEIDYPILQGPFGGGLSTPELVATVSNRGGLGGYGAYSISPQEIYEVDRQIKSLTGKPYNLNLWVSDTDAPNGTVSDKQYERTKTFFKPYFDKLGVDLPAKPDFKTRFENQFQVILDIKPKVFSFVFGIPSADMLEEARKRGILLVGNATTLDEAIALEAAGVDAIVASGFEAGGHRPSFLEPAELSITGSFVLTQLVREKVKVPLITAGGIANGKGIAAAFALGADAVQIGTAFLATEESGALPEHREALFSDAAKKTILTRAYTGRLGRGITTQLAKEVHGKEHELLPFPLQTTLMSSLRKAALAQNKHDLVLFWSGQIAPVLKYRKASELMEALIEETGKLT